TCGCATCACGGTTGTCTTTATTTTCGAATGTATTTAAATCAATTCCTTTTGGCAGCACCAAAACCTTGCTCATGTTGACCTTTGCTTTTCGCATCGAAATGGTCATTACAGGGCCCCAGGCATGTATCAAATCTGCTTTTTGAAAGGCATATTTTTGAATTAGTTTTTTGAGTGGTAAGGAAATTGATTGCTCCGGCCATAAGTCGGTTTTGCCTTGTTGTGCAATTGCTACAGGTTTCACGCCGGTTAGTGCAGCGAGAAATCCATAACTGGTTGTTCTTTCTGCAATAACCATGTCCGGTTTATGGATTTTGATTATTTTTTTAATTTGGAAAAGCGCTAATTTAAACTCGGAAATTCTTTTGAGTCGATTTACAATACTATTATTCGGGGTTTTTAATTCCCAACAAATAATTTCGAAATTTCCAAACTCTTTCAGCCCATTCATCCAGGTGATGGCATCGGCTCTGTAGGATTCTCCCAGAAAAAGTATTTTCCTTTTTTTCATAATCAAAAATTAGAATTCATCGGAAGTTAAAGCTCTGTTGATAAAATCATTCAAGGGTTTTAAAGCAATCAGTTTTTGACTCATGGTAGCCACAAAATCTTTTTTTGTAATCTCCGAAATATCGAATTTCTGACTGGATTCAAAGCTTTTTAATTTTAATAATTCAATCGCAGGATGGTCTTTTTCGTATCCTCTGGGTGGGTTTTTTAAGGTATTTGCTTCGTTTCTGTCAAAATCCCCAAATTCTTTTTTGAATTTTTTTTCGTTTAGAATTTCGTCTAAATCGTCATAGAAAAAAGCAATTTCTTTGCGCATTTTTTTTAAATCATCCGGTTGCGGGCAATACAATCCACCGGCGATAAAGCTGGCTCCTTTTTCGATATGCACATAATACCCCGAGCGATTCTGATTTTTTGCACCCGACGAAAGCCAAACGCCTAAATGGGATTTGTAAGGCGATTTGTCTTTAGAAAATCGAATGTCCCGATTGATTCTAAAAGTACAATTTTTTACCTCCAGCATTTCTAATGATGGGTCCAAAGGTTTCATGGCATCCAGAAAATCGGATACGAGTTGTTGGTAGTCTTTTTTGAATGTTTCGTATCTTTTTTTATTGTCCAAAAACCAATCTCTGTTGTTGTTGGCTTTTAAATCATCCAGAAATTGCAAGGTGTCTTTTGAAAGCATGTAACGGTATTTAGAGTTGTTTTTTTAAATCTTCTTCACTAATGTATCCGGAATGTTGCCATTTTATTTCTTTGTTTTCATATAATAATAGCGTAGGAAGTTCACTGATTTTCATTTCAGCCATCAGGGTTTTATTTTTATCGGCGTCCAATCGGATGATTACCACTTTGTCGGCCAAATCTTTTTGCATTTTCAATAGGTAAGGGGTCATTTTTTTGCAAGGGGCGCACCATTCTGCGTAAAAATCAATCAGCACTTTCTTGTCAGAATGTAGTAGTTTTTCATACTCCTGACTTGACATTCCAATGATTTTTTCACTGGGTTTAGACAATCCTGCGGCATCCCATTTTAGTATTCCGCCTTCTAATTCGTAGATGGTGGTGAATCCTAATTCGGCTAGTTTTGCTGATGCTTTTTGACTTCTTCCACCGCTTTTACAGTACACAAATACGGGTTTTGATTTGTCGAATTTTGCTGCTTTTATGGCAAAACTATCGCTAAGCCAATTCACATTTTCGGCTTTATCAATATGTTCCGATGCAAATTCTTCGGGTGTACGAACATCTAGAATTTGTGGGTTTTCTGTTTCCTGTATTTTTTTTGAAAACGATACAGCATCTGTTTTTTGAATGCTTTTTGGCGTCTGCCCGTTGCAGGATATCATCACAAACGATAGTATTGCGAAGTATATAGAATATAGTTTCATAGGTTTTATATTTAGAATTGTAATAGGCTAAAGTAACTCTTTTTTCAATTTTACTGCTTTTTTAAACTATTAAATAAAAGTTATAAATTAAAAATTCTATAACTCTGGTGTGTTGATTTCACAATAGTTTCGGTGCGTTCCGGATGTGTATCAGAAATAAAAAGCTGTCCAAAAGTGTCGCTATTGACCATTTCGATGATTTTTGCCACCCGACTTTCGTCTAATTTATCAAAGATGTCATCAAAAAGCAAAATCGGTTTTACGCCGCTTTGCTTCTTTAAAAATTCAAATTGGGCTAATTTTAAAGCAATCAAAAATGATTTTTGCTGGCCTTGTGAGCCAAATTTCTTTATTGGATAATGATCAATTTCAAACGACAAATCGTCTTTGTGAATTCCCATGCTGGTATAATGCAAAGCTCTGTCTTTATTGAGGCTTTCCTGTAAAAGTGTCACCAAATCGTTTTCGAATAAATGGCTTTCATATACCAATTGAACCGTTTCCTGTGATCCGGTAATGGCTTGGTGGTGCGCATTAAAAATAGGAATAAAGGCCTCGATAAAGGATTTTCTTTTTTCAAAAATATAATGGGCAAATCCATGGAGTTGCTCATTATATATAGAGAGCGTATCATTGTCAAAAACATGGTTTAAGGCAAAGTATTTCAATAAAGCGTTGCGTTGGCTTATTATTTTTTGGTATTGAATGAGTTGCTGCAAATAATGGGAATCCAATTGCGAAATCACGCTGTCCATAAATTTGCGTCTGGTTTCGCTGCCTTCTACAATCAAATCTCTGTCGGCAGGCGAAATAATCACTAAAGGTACAAACCCAATGTGATCCGAAAATTTGTCGTATGCTTTGCCATTGCGTTTTAATATTTTCTTTTGGCCTTTTTTTAAACTGCAAACGATTTGTTCGGCTCTTTCATTCTTTTCAAATTCGGCATCAATTACAAAAAACTCTTCGCCGTGCTTTATGTTTTGCACTGCAAGCGGATTAAAATAGCTTTTTCCGTAGGACAAATGATAAATGGCATCCAGCACATTTGTTTTTCCGATACCATTTCTGCCCACGAAGCAATTTATTTTGCTGTCAAAGTCAAAATTGGCTTCGGAAAAGTTTTTATAATTGAATAGAGAAATTTTTTTTAAATACATTTAAAAGGTATTGTAGAATATGGAATTGGTTTGTTTTTGACTGCTTTTTTAAAGACGGTGCAAATTATTGAAAATTATCGATAAATAAGAGTTTTGGTGTTTTTCAATGTTAAATATTTTACCTTTGTAGTGTTAGAAAAGATATTGTTAAAAAATATTTTTCTTATTTGAATATAAAATCAATTTTTTTCATGTCGGTTTGAATAAAAATTTTATTTTTGCGACTCACTAAATTAAATGTAAATGGCTACTTATAGTAAAAGAGGATATAAAGCACCAAAAGAAAAAGAAGTAACAGCGGTTGTTGAAGATGTAAAAGTAGATGAAAAAGACAGTGCAACAGCGGGAGTTTTCTCCACGTTAGATGAAACAGCTTCAAAAACAGAGGACTGGGTTGCTAAAAACCAAAAGATAATTATAGGATTAGTGGCAGGTGTTGCCTTAATCACAGTTGGATATTTGGCGTATCAAAAATTTATTGCTGCACCAAAACAAGATGAAGCTGCCAATGAAATGTTTGTTGCTCAACAAAATTTTCAAAAAGCTACAGACGGAGTTGCCAGCGACTCTTTATATGCCTTATCTTTGAATGGTTCTGAAGGTAAATTTGGTTTTGTGAAAATTGCTGCTGAATATTCAGGTACAGATGCAGGTAATTTAGCTAATTATTACGCAGGTATTGCTTATTTGAATACTGGAAAATATACAGAAGCAATTGATTATTTAGGAAAATTCAGTTCAGAAGATGTTGTTTTAAGTGCTTTGGCAAAAGGAGCAATAGGCGATGCATACGCTCAGAAAAATCAACCTAAAGAAGCTTTAGAAAACTATTTGAAAGCGGTTGAAGTAAGTAAAAATGATTTCACTACGCCACGTTTCTTGTTGAAAGCCGGAAAAACAGCTTTGGCTTTAGGAAATAAAGAAGACGCTTTGAAATATTTTACAGATGTAAAAGACAATTATGATGCAAGTCCAGAAGCTGCTTCAGTAGATGTTTTAATTGGATTGGCACAATAAGTAAATTTAGATTGAAGGAATTCAGGTTGCAGTGCAGATAACAGATTGAAGTTAACAGATAACAGATGGCGGATTTCAGTTTTTGCTGTAATCTAAAAACGGTTATTCATAATCTAAAATAAAGATGGCTACCGTAAATAAAAACTTATCTGAGTACGATAAAAATACCGTTCCAGATGCCAGAAATTTTCGTTTTGGAATTGTCGTTTCGGAGTGGAACGAAATCATAACAGAAGGCCTTTTTGATGGTGCAATTCAAACACTTCAGGAAAATCAAGTTCCTTCGCAAAACATTATTCGTTGGAATGTTCCAGGAAGTTTTGAGTTAATTTATGGCGCTAAGAAAATGTTGCAAACGCAAAATGTAGATGCTGTAATCGTTATTGGTTGTGTGATTCAAGGGCAAACAAAACATTTTGATTTTGTTTGTGAAGGCGTTACTCAAGGTATTAAGGATTTGAATGTACAAACGGATGTTCCGGTTATTTTTTGTGTTTTGACAGATAATACATTGCAACAATCGATTGACCGAAGTGGAGGAATTCACGGAAATAAAGGAACTGAAGCGGCTATTGCAGCTATAAAAATGGCTTATATTCGTCAGCAGGCTTCTTTATCACATCAAATAGATAATCAACATTTATTATCATCAGGCGCTTTACAAATCGAAAACCTGCCTTTGCAATTAGAAGAATAATAAAAGTAAAATAAATTTTTAAAACCTATACTATTCCTTAAAATAGTATAGGTTTTTTGTTTTTTTTATGATTAACTACACTACAAAACCCAATAGAAATTCCTTAAATTTGTATTCTTTGGTTTTGTAAAAAAAATAAACCTTAAACCCCAAACAAAAAATTAATGTCGAGCATTATACAATTACTTCCTGATCATGTTGCCAATCAAATTGCGGCTGGAGAAGTCGTACAAAGACCTGCTTCTGTAGTAAAAGAATTATTGGAAAATGCCGTTGATGCCAGAGCAACCGACATCAAGTTGATTATAAAAGACGCAGGAAAGTCATTGGTACAAGTCATAGACAATGGTTTAGGTATGAGTGTAACAGATGCCCGATTGTGTTTTGAGCGTCATGCCACTTCCAAAATCCGTCATGCGGAAGATTTATTTTCCTTACATACTAAAGGGTTTCGTGGAGAGGCATTAGCTTCTATTGCGGCTATCGCGCATGTAGAAATGAAAACCAAACAAGAGCAGGAAGAACTGGGAACGCATCTTATTATTGAAGGTAGTAAATTTGTTTCTCAAGAGGTTGCTGTCCTGCCAAAAGGAACTTCTTTTGCGGTTAAGAATCTATTTTTTAATATTCCGGCGCGACGAAACTTTCTGAAATCAGATATTGTGGAATACCGCCATGTTATCGATGAATTTCAAAGAGTAGCGTTGGCACATCCTAAAATTCATTTTACCTTTTATCATAATGGCAGCGAAATGTTTAATTTGCCGCCTGCCAGTTTAAGACAGAGAATTGTTGGTGTTTTTTCAGGAAAAACCAATGAGAAATTAGTTCCTGTTCAAGAAGAAACCGAAATAGTCGCCGTTCAGGGATTTGTGAGCAAACCCGAATTTGCCAAAAAAAACCGTGGAGAACAGTTTTTCTTTGTTAATGACCGATTTATAAAAAGTGGCTATTTGCATCATGCTGTGATGGCAGCTTACGATGGTATTTTAAAAGATGGTGCGCAACCGAGTTATTTTTTATACTTATCTGTTCCGCCCAACACTATTGATATCAATATTCATCCCACTAAAACGGAGATTAAATTTGACGATGAGCAGGCTTTATATGCTATTTTGAGAGCTTCGATTAAGCATAGTTTGGGACAGTTTAATGTAGCGCCCGTTTTGGATTTTGAGCGTGACGCAAATTTAGATACTCCTTACCATTATAAAGATTTAGAAGGCGCAACACCAACGATTCAAGTTGATGGTACTTTTAATCCTTTTGCAGCAGATAAACCCAATAAACAATTCTCGAATTACCGTAAACCGGAGGCGACTGCCAACTGGGAAAGTTTGTATGTGGGATTAAAACAGGACACGGAAACCTTTTCCGGAAAAAACGATTTTTCTTTTGAAAATGAAAATGAAGAAGTGACTTCTTCTTTGTTTAATGATGAAGAAGTGGAGCAGGTAGTACAAAAAACGTATCAGATTCATAAAAAATATATCGTTTCGCCTATAAAATCCGGGATGGTTATTGTAGATCAACAACGGGCGCATCAGCGTGTTTTGTATGAACAATTTCTGGTAAATATGACCGTTCATCAAGCATCAAG
This region of Flavobacterium lacustre genomic DNA includes:
- a CDS encoding tetratricopeptide repeat protein yields the protein MATYSKRGYKAPKEKEVTAVVEDVKVDEKDSATAGVFSTLDETASKTEDWVAKNQKIIIGLVAGVALITVGYLAYQKFIAAPKQDEAANEMFVAQQNFQKATDGVASDSLYALSLNGSEGKFGFVKIAAEYSGTDAGNLANYYAGIAYLNTGKYTEAIDYLGKFSSEDVVLSALAKGAIGDAYAQKNQPKEALENYLKAVEVSKNDFTTPRFLLKAGKTALALGNKEDALKYFTDVKDNYDASPEAASVDVLIGLAQ
- the mutL gene encoding DNA mismatch repair endonuclease MutL, which produces MSSIIQLLPDHVANQIAAGEVVQRPASVVKELLENAVDARATDIKLIIKDAGKSLVQVIDNGLGMSVTDARLCFERHATSKIRHAEDLFSLHTKGFRGEALASIAAIAHVEMKTKQEQEELGTHLIIEGSKFVSQEVAVLPKGTSFAVKNLFFNIPARRNFLKSDIVEYRHVIDEFQRVALAHPKIHFTFYHNGSEMFNLPPASLRQRIVGVFSGKTNEKLVPVQEETEIVAVQGFVSKPEFAKKNRGEQFFFVNDRFIKSGYLHHAVMAAYDGILKDGAQPSYFLYLSVPPNTIDINIHPTKTEIKFDDEQALYAILRASIKHSLGQFNVAPVLDFERDANLDTPYHYKDLEGATPTIQVDGTFNPFAADKPNKQFSNYRKPEATANWESLYVGLKQDTETFSGKNDFSFENENEEVTSSLFNDEEVEQVVQKTYQIHKKYIVSPIKSGMVIVDQQRAHQRVLYEQFLVNMTVHQASSQQLLFPLNLFFSLNEMELIADLQLSLMNTGFVFEETNEDHIVISGIPVNVTESEVSIVLEQLLSDLQDGIPESSFSQNDSIAKSMARSLAVKTGTYLTEKEQENLVNGLFACKDPNVSPFQKPTFITMRVEDLDKKFAL
- a CDS encoding DUF2461 domain-containing protein, with amino-acid sequence MLSKDTLQFLDDLKANNNRDWFLDNKKRYETFKKDYQQLVSDFLDAMKPLDPSLEMLEVKNCTFRINRDIRFSKDKSPYKSHLGVWLSSGAKNQNRSGYYVHIEKGASFIAGGLYCPQPDDLKKMRKEIAFFYDDLDEILNEKKFKKEFGDFDRNEANTLKNPPRGYEKDHPAIELLKLKSFESSQKFDISEITKKDFVATMSQKLIALKPLNDFINRALTSDEF
- the recF gene encoding DNA replication/repair protein RecF (All proteins in this family for which functions are known are DNA-binding proteins that assist the filamentation of RecA onto DNA for the initiation of recombination or recombinational repair.) translates to MYLKKISLFNYKNFSEANFDFDSKINCFVGRNGIGKTNVLDAIYHLSYGKSYFNPLAVQNIKHGEEFFVIDAEFEKNERAEQIVCSLKKGQKKILKRNGKAYDKFSDHIGFVPLVIISPADRDLIVEGSETRRKFMDSVISQLDSHYLQQLIQYQKIISQRNALLKYFALNHVFDNDTLSIYNEQLHGFAHYIFEKRKSFIEAFIPIFNAHHQAITGSQETVQLVYESHLFENDLVTLLQESLNKDRALHYTSMGIHKDDLSFEIDHYPIKKFGSQGQQKSFLIALKLAQFEFLKKQSGVKPILLFDDIFDKLDESRVAKIIEMVNSDTFGQLFISDTHPERTETIVKSTHQSYRIFNL
- a CDS encoding thioredoxin domain-containing protein; protein product: MKLYSIYFAILSFVMISCNGQTPKSIQKTDAVSFSKKIQETENPQILDVRTPEEFASEHIDKAENVNWLSDSFAIKAAKFDKSKPVFVYCKSGGRSQKASAKLAELGFTTIYELEGGILKWDAAGLSKPSEKIIGMSSQEYEKLLHSDKKVLIDFYAEWCAPCKKMTPYLLKMQKDLADKVVIIRLDADKNKTLMAEMKISELPTLLLYENKEIKWQHSGYISEEDLKKQL
- the ribH gene encoding 6,7-dimethyl-8-ribityllumazine synthase, whose product is MATVNKNLSEYDKNTVPDARNFRFGIVVSEWNEIITEGLFDGAIQTLQENQVPSQNIIRWNVPGSFELIYGAKKMLQTQNVDAVIVIGCVIQGQTKHFDFVCEGVTQGIKDLNVQTDVPVIFCVLTDNTLQQSIDRSGGIHGNKGTEAAIAAIKMAYIRQQASLSHQIDNQHLLSSGALQIENLPLQLEE